The following DNA comes from Longimicrobium sp..
GCGCGTGGTTCCCGGCATCTCCATGCTGGCCCCCGCCTACAACGAGGCCGCCACCATCGGCGAGAGCGTGCGCGCCCTGCTCGCGCTCTACTATCCCAACCTCGAGGTCGTGGTCGTCAACGACGGGTCGCGCGACGAGACCATGGCGGTGCTCATCGACCAGTTCGACCTGGCGCCCATCCACCCCATCTACCAGAAGCGCATCCACTCCGCCGAGGTCGTCTCCCTCTACCGCTCGCGCACGCACCCCAACCTGGTCGTCGTCGACAAGCGCAACGGCGGCAAGGCCGACGCGCTGAACGCGGGATTGAATCTGGCGACGGGCGACCTGGTCTGCGCCATCGACGCCGACACGCTGATCGAGCCCGACGCGCTGATCCGCATGGTGCGGCCCTTCATCGACGACGACGAGGTGATCGCCGCGGGGGGAACCATCCGCGTGGCCAACGCGTCGCGCGTGGAGAGCGGCCGCGTGGTGGAGACGCGGGTGCCGCGGCGCGCGCTCCCCGGCTTCCAGGTCGTCGAGTATCTCCGCGCCTTCCTCTTCGGGCGGCTGGGATGGAACCGGCTGGGCGGCAACCTCATCATCTCCGGCGCCTTCGGCCTCTTCCGCCGCGACCTGATGATCGCCGCGGGCGGGTACCTGGAAGAAACGGTGGGCGAGGACATGGAGCTGGTCCTGCGCCTGCGCCGCATCGGCTACGAGCGCAAGGGCGCGCACCGGGTGGACTTCATCCCCGACCCCGTGGCGTGGACCGAGGCGCCCTCCACCTTCCGCGTCCTCGCCCGGCAGCGCGACCGCTGGCAGCGCGGGCTGGCCGACGTGCTCTGGCGCCACCGCGGGCTCCTCTTCAACCCGAAGTACGGGCGGATGGGCACCATCGTGTACCCGTACTTCGTGTTCAACGAGATGCTGGCGCCGGTGGTCGAGGCGGTGGGGTTCCTGGGGGTGATCCTTGGGCTGATGCTGAACGCCATCGACTGGCCCTTCGCCATCCTCTTCTTCCTGACGGCGTACGGGCTGGGCGCGGTGCTGACCTTTACCGCGCTGGTGCTGGAGGAGATGAACTTCCACCGCTACCACACCTTCGGCGACCGGGTGATGCTGGTGGTCTGGGCGCTGCTGGAAAACCTGGGCTACCGGCAGCTGACGGTGATCTGGCGGCTGAAGGGGATGTGGAACTACGTCCGCGGCAGCAAGAGCTGGGGGAAGATGGATCGCAAGGGCTTCGCCCCCACCCCGGCGCAGGTGGCCGATGCCGACCGGGCGATCGAGGCGGAGGCGGAGTCCTCCGGCTCGGCGAAGGTGAAGCGGCGGGTGCGGGTGTGAAGGGAGGTGTGCGGTCGGGCTGGCCGGTCGCGGGGATGCTGGAGAGCAGTCCCGCAGGGCCTTTGTGCGGTTGTTGCCGGTGAATTCCATTCACCGGATGCTAGACCGGTGATGAGCAGAGAGCTGACAAGATGCGTGGAGAGAAGGGCTTGATGCAGTTCATCTTACGTGAATCCGATCTACGGATGCGGCGACGGATCGCGCTCGCGGCGATGGCGGCCGCGCTCGGCGGCGCGGCCGTGCCGACGCTGGGTGCGATGGGAATGCGGGGGGCGCAGGAGTGCCCCGAGGTCGCCAACCCGCTGGTGGAGCGCGGGTGGACGCTGTACCGCGCCAGCCAGATCGACTCGGCGCGCGCGCGGTTCGACGCGGCGCTGCGGCGGTGCCCCACGCACGTCGGCGCGCGCGTGGGCAGCGGCTTCGCCATGCTCCGCGCCGGCGACGTCCCCGGCGCGCGGCGGAGCTTCGAGGCCGTCATCGCCGCGGCGCCGCAGAACGTGGACGCGCTGGTCGGCCTCGGGCTGGCCGCGTGGCGGCAGGGCGACCAGGAGACGTCGCGGAGCGCGTTCACCCGCGTGCGCCGCATCGATCCCAACAACGCCGACGCGCGCGAGTACCTGGCGCGGCTGGGCGAGGCGCCGGTGGTCGTCCAGCGCGGTCCGCTCGTCATCCCCGACACCATCGTCTACCCCAGCCGCGCGCACGGCGACCGCTTCGAGGTGCGGACGGCGCGCGGGTGGGAGCCGTTCTACGTGAAGGGCGTGAACCTCGGCGCGGCCACGCCCGGGCATCATCCCAGCGAGTTCCCCGATTCGGCCACGTACGCCCGCTGGATCGCGCAGATGGCGGAGATGGGCGCGAACACCGTGCGCGTCTACACCATCCATCCCCCCCACTTCTACCGCGCGCTGTACGCCTGGAACTCGGCGCACCGGGAGAATCCGCTGTGGATCATCCATGGCGTGTGGACCGAGTTGCCGGAGAACGACGACTTCGCCGACCCGCAGTGGGAGGGGCAGTTCTTCGCGGAGATGCAGCGCGTGGTCGACCTCCTGCACGGCCGCGCCGACCTCCCGCCGCGCCCCGGCCACTCCAGCGGGCAGTACACGGCCGACGTATCGCCCTGGGTGCTGGCGTGGATCATCGGACGCGAGTGGGAGCCGTTCTCGGTGGGCGAGTTCAACGCGCGGCGGCCGAACTATCCCGCGTGGAGCGGGCGCTACCTCACCGTCGCCGGCGGCACGCCGATGGACCGCTGGCTGGGGAAGGCGTGCGAGCACATCGTGGAGTACGAGGCGCGCACCTACCACGCGATGCGGCCGGTGGCCTACACCAACTGGCCCACGCTGGACCCGCTGAAGCACCCGACGGAGACCACGGTCGACGAGGAGATCTCCATCCGCACGCGCCTGGGCGAGCGGGTGGACCGCAAGCCGCTGGAGTACGACAACGACCGCATCGACCTGGACGCCTCGATCGTGCACCCGACCGCGGCGTACCCGGCGGGCTACTTCGCCAGCTTCCACGCGTATCCGTACTACCCGGACTTCATGGTGCTGGACCCGGGGTACAACCGCGCGTCGTCCAGCCTGGGGCGCAGCAACTACTTCGGCTACCTGCGCGAATTGAAGGCGCACCACCCGGGGATGCCGGTCGTCATCAGCGAGTACGGCGTACCGGGGTCGATGGGGAGCGCGCACCTGCAGCCCCAGGGATGGCACCACGGCGGCCACGACGAGGCGTCGATGGCCGAAGCCGATGCGCGGCTGACCCGCGAGATCGCCGAGAGCGGGATGGCCGGCGGGGCGATCTTCGCGTGGATCGACGAGTGGTTCAAGAAGAACTGGATCGTCATCGACTTCGAGATTCCGCTGGAGCGCAACCGCCTCTGGCTGAACCGGCTCGATGCCGAGCAGCACTACGGGATGCTGACCGAGGAGCCCGGCGAGGTCGTCCGCGGCGCGACGCTGGCCGACCGGGCCTCCGCGTGGGCCGCGCGGCCGGTGCTGTACCGCACGCCGCAGGGCGTGGTGCGCGCCGCAGTGGACGAGGCGTACCTGTGGGTGGAGGTGGAGACGGCGGACGGCCGCGCGCCCGACGAGCTCTACCTCGGCTTCGACGTGGTGAAGCCCGACGCGGGCGACTTCCGCTGGCCCGGCCGCGTCGGCGAGCGGCTGCCGGTGGGGATCGAGTTCGCGCTGCACGCCACGCGCGGCGGCGAGGTGCGGCTGCTGGCCGATCCCCCGTCGAACCCGTTCGCGATCGACCTGGTGAACCAGATCCCCGGCCAGCCCACGCCGCCGCCGCACATCGACAACCCGCTGCCGGGCTTCTTCTTCGGGCGCTACCAGTCGCGCTACAACCGGCCGTTCGTCACCCGCGCCAACGACGACGGGGTGTACGACTCGCTGCGCGTGGTCACCAACCGCCGCCGCTTCGGGCGCGACGGGACGGAGTTCGCCGCCTTCGGCTACGACCGCGGCATCCTGCGCCAGGGCCCGCCGCCGGACGGAAGCTGGGAGATGCTGGACCGCGGCGTCTTCGAGGTCCGCATCCCCTGGATGCTGCTGAACTTCACCGACCCCAGCGAGCGCCGCGTGCTGCAGGACGCGCCCGGCGCCAACCCGAACGGCGACTTCGGCACGGAGACGGTTCCCGGGATCCGCATCGTGGCCGCGGCGCGGTCGGGAAGCCGGTGGACGCAGTGGCCCGCGTCCGGCGGCGCGTCCGCGGTGCCGCTCTTCACCTGGCCCACGTGGGAGATGCCGCGCTCCCGCGAGCGCATCCGCCCCGTCTTCGGCGCCATGCGCGACGCCTTCCGCACCATGGACCCGCCGGTGATGCACCGATGACGAACCGCATGCGCATCTTCCTCCCGCTCTTCGCGTTCCTCACCCTCGCGTGGGCGGCGCCGGCGCGCGCGCAGGACGCGGCCGACCGCGCGTGGGCCGCGGGGAACGTGGCCGAGGCGGGGCGATTGTACGAGCAGCGCCTGCGCGCGGACAGCAACGACGTGCGCGCGCTGCACCGCGTGGCCCTGGTCCGCGCGTGGGACGGCAGGTACGACGAGGCGCTGGCGCTGCTCGACCGCGCGCTGCGGCTGACGCCGAGCGACGTGGAGACGCAGGTGGACCGCGCGCGCGTGCTGGCGTGGAAGGGCGATCCGGCCGGCGCGGTGACGGCGCTGGAGCCGGTGCTGCAGCAGAACCCGGCGTACCTCCCGGCGCTGCAGGCGCGCGCGCAGTTCCTGTCGTGGGCGGGGGACTTCAACGCGTCGCTGCAGACCTACGGCAGGATCCTGGAGATCGCGCCGGGCGACCGGGCGATCGGGCTGGAGCGGGCGCGGGTGCTGTCGTGGGCCTCGCGCTTCGCCGCGGCCCGGGCGGCGTACGACTCCATCC
Coding sequences within:
- a CDS encoding glycosyltransferase: MSPYSIAVWILVKLEWAILAYFLLVNGWYLVLLASAGVEMRRHVLLSRGQARWKMLGSRVVPGISMLAPAYNEAATIGESVRALLALYYPNLEVVVVNDGSRDETMAVLIDQFDLAPIHPIYQKRIHSAEVVSLYRSRTHPNLVVVDKRNGGKADALNAGLNLATGDLVCAIDADTLIEPDALIRMVRPFIDDDEVIAAGGTIRVANASRVESGRVVETRVPRRALPGFQVVEYLRAFLFGRLGWNRLGGNLIISGAFGLFRRDLMIAAGGYLEETVGEDMELVLRLRRIGYERKGAHRVDFIPDPVAWTEAPSTFRVLARQRDRWQRGLADVLWRHRGLLFNPKYGRMGTIVYPYFVFNEMLAPVVEAVGFLGVILGLMLNAIDWPFAILFFLTAYGLGAVLTFTALVLEEMNFHRYHTFGDRVMLVVWALLENLGYRQLTVIWRLKGMWNYVRGSKSWGKMDRKGFAPTPAQVADADRAIEAEAESSGSAKVKRRVRV
- a CDS encoding tetratricopeptide repeat protein; the protein is MRRRIALAAMAAALGGAAVPTLGAMGMRGAQECPEVANPLVERGWTLYRASQIDSARARFDAALRRCPTHVGARVGSGFAMLRAGDVPGARRSFEAVIAAAPQNVDALVGLGLAAWRQGDQETSRSAFTRVRRIDPNNADAREYLARLGEAPVVVQRGPLVIPDTIVYPSRAHGDRFEVRTARGWEPFYVKGVNLGAATPGHHPSEFPDSATYARWIAQMAEMGANTVRVYTIHPPHFYRALYAWNSAHRENPLWIIHGVWTELPENDDFADPQWEGQFFAEMQRVVDLLHGRADLPPRPGHSSGQYTADVSPWVLAWIIGREWEPFSVGEFNARRPNYPAWSGRYLTVAGGTPMDRWLGKACEHIVEYEARTYHAMRPVAYTNWPTLDPLKHPTETTVDEEISIRTRLGERVDRKPLEYDNDRIDLDASIVHPTAAYPAGYFASFHAYPYYPDFMVLDPGYNRASSSLGRSNYFGYLRELKAHHPGMPVVISEYGVPGSMGSAHLQPQGWHHGGHDEASMAEADARLTREIAESGMAGGAIFAWIDEWFKKNWIVIDFEIPLERNRLWLNRLDAEQHYGMLTEEPGEVVRGATLADRASAWAARPVLYRTPQGVVRAAVDEAYLWVEVETADGRAPDELYLGFDVVKPDAGDFRWPGRVGERLPVGIEFALHATRGGEVRLLADPPSNPFAIDLVNQIPGQPTPPPHIDNPLPGFFFGRYQSRYNRPFVTRANDDGVYDSLRVVTNRRRFGRDGTEFAAFGYDRGILRQGPPPDGSWEMLDRGVFEVRIPWMLLNFTDPSERRVLQDAPGANPNGDFGTETVPGIRIVAAARSGSRWTQWPASGGASAVPLFTWPTWEMPRSRERIRPVFGAMRDAFRTMDPPVMHR